A region of Streptomyces halobius DNA encodes the following proteins:
- a CDS encoding MAB_1171c family putative transporter, with protein MSYDVRMIGLWFENAGMLAMWLSLLLRAPSAVRSPQQRGLWIAVGAAATTLTLKRGPLVEIMSRDFHVYQAYALTTHLCGVLSAVIIMDFVLVTTDRPQREWFHLGSGLAIVCLIILGAWCAPGMHVHESAGSGGHVFWLIVIGIHLAGNVLCIAVCRRHWYRGGKSPLRTTMGLFGLGSCLAALYWVGYLVQLISGVFWIAFPLPFISGVFCLCRAAVIAAPAFPAIRRARRDATDFWLLWRLWRDLVSAVPWVALAPPRPRLLELLLPRGSWGLLVYRQVIEIRDAILVLREYASPDPPFPYPDPTAAPDLTAAHAAEMARWLTAACHAKNRGQGPRTRAAGLSALGGHDLVHETAFLIQVADAYSRRAPGRAARPSHGSHAGIQ; from the coding sequence GTGTCCTATGACGTGCGGATGATCGGTTTATGGTTCGAGAACGCCGGTATGTTGGCCATGTGGCTCTCCCTGCTGTTACGGGCGCCCTCCGCCGTTCGGTCACCGCAGCAGCGCGGCCTGTGGATCGCCGTCGGGGCAGCGGCCACCACCTTGACGCTGAAGCGCGGTCCCCTGGTCGAGATCATGTCGCGCGACTTCCACGTCTACCAGGCGTACGCGCTGACCACCCACCTGTGCGGAGTCCTGTCGGCTGTCATCATCATGGACTTCGTCCTGGTCACGACGGACCGGCCACAGCGGGAATGGTTTCACCTCGGTTCCGGCCTGGCCATCGTCTGCCTGATAATCCTCGGTGCGTGGTGTGCCCCGGGCATGCACGTCCATGAGTCGGCCGGCAGCGGAGGCCATGTCTTCTGGCTGATCGTGATCGGCATACATCTGGCCGGGAACGTTCTGTGCATTGCCGTGTGCCGGCGGCACTGGTACAGGGGCGGCAAATCCCCGCTCAGGACCACCATGGGCCTGTTCGGACTGGGCAGCTGCCTGGCAGCGCTTTACTGGGTGGGTTATCTGGTCCAGCTGATCTCAGGCGTTTTCTGGATCGCGTTTCCCCTTCCCTTCATCAGCGGCGTGTTCTGCCTTTGCAGAGCGGCCGTCATCGCCGCACCGGCGTTTCCCGCCATCCGCCGTGCGCGGCGGGACGCGACGGACTTCTGGCTTCTGTGGAGGCTCTGGCGCGACCTCGTGTCCGCGGTGCCCTGGGTGGCCCTCGCGCCGCCTCGGCCGCGCCTGCTGGAGCTGCTGCTGCCGCGCGGGTCCTGGGGCCTGCTGGTGTACCGCCAGGTCATCGAGATCCGTGACGCCATACTGGTGCTGCGCGAATACGCCTCGCCTGATCCGCCGTTCCCCTACCCCGATCCGACGGCGGCCCCTGACCTGACCGCCGCGCACGCGGCGGAGATGGCGCGCTGGCTGACAGCGGCCTGCCACGCCAAGAACCGAGGCCAGGGGCCGCGTACGCGGGCTGCGGGGCTGTCCGCGCTGGGTGGTCACGATCTCGTCCACGAGACCGCCTTCCTCATCCAGGTCGCCGATGCCTATTCCCGCCGTGCACCGGGTCGTGCCGCCCGGCCGTCGCACGGGTCCCACGCGGGGATCCAGTGA
- a CDS encoding thioesterase II family protein → MEKQAAQDTANWIQVPRPAPQAKTRLICCPHAGASASAFGPLARALPDHDIEALSVQYPGRQGGPGYQGFTDIGELADRVATALLPWCDRPVAVLGHSMGSVVAFELTRRLEAAGKPPVRLFVSGRRSPSDGLGVHVPQDDEEIVEELRTLGGIPVKLLDKPKYRESILAVVRNDYRANSGYLAPSDATVNCPVTFLLSDADPYVDAAAAAAWGNHTTQELTVASFPGGHFFLNEELAQVVEAVSEGLFTGSARRHAGGLQ, encoded by the coding sequence ATGGAAAAGCAAGCCGCCCAGGACACCGCGAACTGGATCCAGGTACCTCGGCCCGCTCCGCAGGCTAAGACTCGGCTGATCTGTTGTCCTCATGCCGGGGCGTCCGCGAGTGCCTTCGGCCCACTGGCCAGGGCCCTGCCCGACCACGATATCGAGGCGCTGTCCGTCCAGTACCCGGGCCGGCAGGGTGGGCCCGGGTACCAGGGTTTCACCGACATCGGCGAACTGGCGGACCGGGTCGCCACCGCACTGCTGCCATGGTGTGATCGGCCCGTCGCGGTCTTGGGCCACAGCATGGGGTCCGTCGTCGCCTTCGAATTGACCCGGCGGCTGGAGGCTGCGGGGAAGCCCCCCGTACGGCTGTTCGTCTCCGGCCGGCGTTCGCCTTCGGACGGGCTCGGTGTGCACGTGCCGCAGGACGACGAGGAGATCGTCGAAGAGCTCCGGACGTTGGGCGGTATCCCGGTCAAGCTCCTCGACAAGCCCAAGTACAGGGAGTCCATCCTGGCAGTGGTCCGCAACGACTACCGGGCGAATTCCGGTTACCTCGCCCCATCGGACGCAACGGTGAACTGTCCCGTCACGTTCCTGCTGTCGGACGCGGACCCGTACGTCGACGCGGCCGCGGCCGCGGCCTGGGGGAACCACACCACCCAGGAGTTGACGGTCGCCTCCTTCCCCGGTGGCCACTTCTTTCTCAACGAAGAGCTGGCCCAAGTCGTCGAGGCCGTCAGCGAGGGCCTCTTCACCGGATCCGCTCGGCGACATGCTGGAGGTCTACAGTGA
- a CDS encoding helix-turn-helix domain-containing protein, with protein MAENARFSSTGKLASRLNHLFATVHPRNRGPYSNEEVARAIREQGGDISKAYLAYLRNGTRSNPTMHHLEALAVFFGVKPAYFFDDEVAEEVDSMLLRLVALREAGIQLSEWEALRDAGITKIAARANGLSPKGLVAAAEILDQLRALEGLPLEREANDS; from the coding sequence ATGGCTGAAAACGCACGGTTCTCCTCCACGGGCAAGCTCGCAAGTCGTCTGAACCACCTGTTCGCTACCGTGCATCCGCGAAACCGTGGCCCCTACAGCAATGAGGAAGTGGCCAGGGCGATCCGCGAACAGGGGGGTGACATCTCGAAGGCGTACCTTGCCTATCTGCGCAACGGGACACGCAGCAACCCGACGATGCATCATCTGGAGGCGCTCGCCGTATTTTTCGGTGTGAAGCCCGCGTATTTCTTCGACGATGAGGTCGCGGAAGAGGTCGATTCCATGCTGCTGCGGCTGGTCGCTCTGCGGGAGGCCGGCATCCAGTTGAGCGAGTGGGAGGCGCTGCGTGATGCGGGGATCACCAAAATCGCCGCGCGGGCCAATGGGCTCTCACCGAAGGGACTGGTGGCGGCGGCAGAGATCCTTGATCAATTGCGTGCCCTGGAGGGGCTTCCGCTGGAGCGGGAGGCCAACGACAGTTGA